A window from Pseudoliparis swirei isolate HS2019 ecotype Mariana Trench chromosome 17, NWPU_hadal_v1, whole genome shotgun sequence encodes these proteins:
- the erlec1 gene encoding endoplasmic reticulum lectin 1 isoform X1 yields the protein MVGLLMVFLGGVLEVCVGVSANRGGYPSFTDEIPFKITWPGAEFTLPATGGLYREDDFVIMTTTEKEKYKCLLPSLTSGDEDDDKEYTGLSPGELLEPLFKRSSCSYRIESYWTYEVCHGKHIRQYHEEKETGQKISVQEYFLGNRAQKRESTETGELTCDYKVEEAERVKSAAEMEVTSKNIEGQLTPFFSLEMGNGTPCVLKQDEARSTSVLYVCHPEAKHEILSIAEVTTCEYEVVVLTPLLCAHPKYRFKSSAVNAIFCQALAGSPLRPRWLTQLDQEQEEQLKPPFSTTTGAREERTSPVREEAFTSTHKPMTVAGQSQVTVGSTHISRLTDDQLIKEFLSGSYCLHGGVGWWKYEFCYGKHVHQYHEDKAQGKNTVVVGNWDAMEHSDWAKNNVARSYQLKDDGVQKVKLVSHFYGHGDACDLTGKPRQVIVKLKCKESESPHAVTVYMLEPQTCQYILGVESPLICRILDTADEYGLLSISS from the exons ATGGTTGGGCTGCTGATGGTGTTTCTCGGGGGGGTTCTGGAGGTCTGCGTCGGAGTCTCGGCGAACAGAGGAGGGTATCCCTCTTTTACGGACGAAATCCCTTTCAAAATCACCTGGCCGGGCGCTGAATTCACGCTG CCCGCTACAGGGGGCCTGTACAGGGAAGACGACTTCGTCATCATGACAACAACCGAGAAGGAGAAGTATAAATGTCTCCTGCCCTCCTTGACATCTGGAGATGAG GATGACGATAAGGAGTACACTGGGCTCAGTCCGGGGGAACTGCTGGAGCCGCTCTTCAAACGAAGCAGCTGCTCCTACAGA ATTGAGTCATACTGGACGTATGAAGTATGCCATGGAAAGCATATACGACAGTACCACGAAGAGAAGGAGACGGGCCAG AAAATCAGTGTCCAAGAATACTTCCTGGGGAATAGGGCACAGAAGAGAGAGTCAACCGAGACGGGCGAGTTAACTTGCGACT ataaAGTTGAAGAGGCAGAACGTGTCAAATCAGCAGCTGAAATGGAA GTGACCTCTAAGAACATAGAAGGTCAGCTGACTCCCTTCTTCTCGCTGGAGATGGGAAACGGGACCCCCTGTGTGCTGAAACAGGACGAGGCTCGCTCAACGTCTGTGCTGTACGTCTGCCATCCGGAGGCCAAGCATGAGATCTTGTCCATCGctgaggtcaccacctgtgaATATGAGGTGGTGGTGTTGACACCGCTGCTTTGCGCGCACCCAAAATACAG GTTCAAGTCCTCCGCGGTGAACGCCATCTTCTGCCAGGCTCTGGCAGGCTCCCCTTTGCGGCCTCGGTGGCTCACCCAGCTGGACCAGGAGCAAGAGGAGCAGCTGAAACCGCCTTTCAGCACCACCACCGGGGccagagag GAGCGGACGTCACCGGTGAGAGAGGAGGCCTTCACCTCCACTCACAAACCCATGACGGTAGCAGGGCAGTCTCAGGTCACTGTCGGCAGCACGCACATCTCTCGTTTGACGGATGATCAGCTGATCAAGGAATTCCTGAGTGGCTCCTACTGTCTGCATGGG GGCGTAGGGTGGTGGAAATATGAATTCTGTTACGGCAAGCATGTCCATCAGTACCATGAG GATAAGGCCCAGGGAAAGAACACCGTGGTGGTCGGGAACTGGGACGCCATGGAGCACAGCGACTGGGCCAAGAACAACGTCGCCCGATCCTACCAGCTCAAAGACGATGGGGTGCAGAAAGTCAA GTTGGTTTCCCACTTTTATGGCCATGGGGACGCGTGTGATCTGACAGGGAAGCCCAGACAGGTCATTGTCAAGCTCAA ATGTAAGGAGTCCGAGTCTCCCCACGCTGTCACGGTCTATATGCTGGAGCCTCAGACGTGTCAGTACATCCTGGGG GTTGAGTCCCCGCTCATATGCCGGATTCTTGACACTGCTGATGAATATGGACTTCTGTCAATCTCCAGCTAA
- the erlec1 gene encoding endoplasmic reticulum lectin 1 isoform X2 — protein sequence MVGLLMVFLGGVLEVCVGVSANRGGYPSFTDEIPFKITWPGAEFTLPATGGLYREDDFVIMTTTEKEKYKCLLPSLTSGDEDDDKEYTGLSPGELLEPLFKRSSCSYRIESYWTYEVCHGKHIRQYHEEKETGQKISVQEYFLGNRAQKRESTETDKVEEAERVKSAAEMEVTSKNIEGQLTPFFSLEMGNGTPCVLKQDEARSTSVLYVCHPEAKHEILSIAEVTTCEYEVVVLTPLLCAHPKYRFKSSAVNAIFCQALAGSPLRPRWLTQLDQEQEEQLKPPFSTTTGAREERTSPVREEAFTSTHKPMTVAGQSQVTVGSTHISRLTDDQLIKEFLSGSYCLHGGVGWWKYEFCYGKHVHQYHEDKAQGKNTVVVGNWDAMEHSDWAKNNVARSYQLKDDGVQKVKLVSHFYGHGDACDLTGKPRQVIVKLKCKESESPHAVTVYMLEPQTCQYILGVESPLICRILDTADEYGLLSISS from the exons ATGGTTGGGCTGCTGATGGTGTTTCTCGGGGGGGTTCTGGAGGTCTGCGTCGGAGTCTCGGCGAACAGAGGAGGGTATCCCTCTTTTACGGACGAAATCCCTTTCAAAATCACCTGGCCGGGCGCTGAATTCACGCTG CCCGCTACAGGGGGCCTGTACAGGGAAGACGACTTCGTCATCATGACAACAACCGAGAAGGAGAAGTATAAATGTCTCCTGCCCTCCTTGACATCTGGAGATGAG GATGACGATAAGGAGTACACTGGGCTCAGTCCGGGGGAACTGCTGGAGCCGCTCTTCAAACGAAGCAGCTGCTCCTACAGA ATTGAGTCATACTGGACGTATGAAGTATGCCATGGAAAGCATATACGACAGTACCACGAAGAGAAGGAGACGGGCCAG AAAATCAGTGTCCAAGAATACTTCCTGGGGAATAGGGCACAGAAGAGAGAGTCAACCGAGACGG ataaAGTTGAAGAGGCAGAACGTGTCAAATCAGCAGCTGAAATGGAA GTGACCTCTAAGAACATAGAAGGTCAGCTGACTCCCTTCTTCTCGCTGGAGATGGGAAACGGGACCCCCTGTGTGCTGAAACAGGACGAGGCTCGCTCAACGTCTGTGCTGTACGTCTGCCATCCGGAGGCCAAGCATGAGATCTTGTCCATCGctgaggtcaccacctgtgaATATGAGGTGGTGGTGTTGACACCGCTGCTTTGCGCGCACCCAAAATACAG GTTCAAGTCCTCCGCGGTGAACGCCATCTTCTGCCAGGCTCTGGCAGGCTCCCCTTTGCGGCCTCGGTGGCTCACCCAGCTGGACCAGGAGCAAGAGGAGCAGCTGAAACCGCCTTTCAGCACCACCACCGGGGccagagag GAGCGGACGTCACCGGTGAGAGAGGAGGCCTTCACCTCCACTCACAAACCCATGACGGTAGCAGGGCAGTCTCAGGTCACTGTCGGCAGCACGCACATCTCTCGTTTGACGGATGATCAGCTGATCAAGGAATTCCTGAGTGGCTCCTACTGTCTGCATGGG GGCGTAGGGTGGTGGAAATATGAATTCTGTTACGGCAAGCATGTCCATCAGTACCATGAG GATAAGGCCCAGGGAAAGAACACCGTGGTGGTCGGGAACTGGGACGCCATGGAGCACAGCGACTGGGCCAAGAACAACGTCGCCCGATCCTACCAGCTCAAAGACGATGGGGTGCAGAAAGTCAA GTTGGTTTCCCACTTTTATGGCCATGGGGACGCGTGTGATCTGACAGGGAAGCCCAGACAGGTCATTGTCAAGCTCAA ATGTAAGGAGTCCGAGTCTCCCCACGCTGTCACGGTCTATATGCTGGAGCCTCAGACGTGTCAGTACATCCTGGGG GTTGAGTCCCCGCTCATATGCCGGATTCTTGACACTGCTGATGAATATGGACTTCTGTCAATCTCCAGCTAA
- the gpr75 gene encoding probable G-protein coupled receptor 75, with protein MNTSVTPSDLVDVPRQQNFNGTLGTHTPSSWAVIHTATLTFCSLLLIFIFCMGSYGNLVVFLSFFDPVFRKFRTNFDFMILNLSFCDLFICCVTAPMFALVLFLDADGGDGVSKSFCFTFHLTSSGFIIMSLETVAVIALHRLRMVLGQQPNRTASFPCTLALAALLWASSFTMAALLAMRAYPRGDGPCLPHFGLGGGRARVVLYVYLADFAFCVAVVSVSYLMIARTLRKNAQVRKCPVAAVDATCPPPPPPLAAAGFESMRRAVQDPSVCCSQTYDKLHQVQTHSYVGKTSQPLAPGAAHGATCCQLVSTVNLATAKDSKAVVTCVVIVFSVLLCCLPMGVSLAWDVLSPESSFAHYQFELCGFVLIFLKSGINPFVYSRNSAGLRRRVLWCIQWAALGFLCCKQKTRLHAMGKGSLEVNRNKSSHHETNSAYVLSPKPQRRLVDQACGPSHSRDCAGSPRATGARKPRPQSTSTPINTRIEPYYSIYNSSPSAGPSSPTSLQPVGSQTFAFAKSYVAMHYHTHQDALQDFESASVHQIPVPSV; from the coding sequence ATGAACACCTCTGTTACGCCATCCGACCTGGTGGATGTGCCAAGACAGCAGAACTTCAATGGCACCCTGGGCACACACACGCCATCCAGTTGGGCTGTGATCCACACTGCTACCTTGACCTtttgctccctcctcctcatcttcatcttctgcaTGGGCTCTTACGGCAACCTTGTGGTGTTCCTGTCCTTCTTCGACCCGGTGTTTCGCAAGTTCCGCACCAACTTCGACTTCATGATCCTCAACTTGTCCTTCTGCGACTTGTTCATTTGTTGCGTGACCGCTCCCATGTTTGCACTGGTGCTCTTCCTGGACGCCGACGGAGGGGATGGCGTGTCGAAGAGCTTCTGCTTCACCTTCCACTTGACCAGCTCGGGCTTCATCATCATGTCCCTGGAGACGGTCGCCGTCATCGCTCTGCATCGGCTGCGCATGGTTTTGGGGCAGCAGCCCAACCGCACCGCCTCCTTCCCCTGCACGCTGGCCCTCGCCGCCCTGCTGTGGGCGTCCAGCTTCACCATGGCCGCCCTCCTCGCCATGCGAGCGTACCCGCGTGGAGACGGGCCCTGCTTGCCCCACTTTGGCCTCGGAGGCGGACGGGCCCGGGTCGTGTTGTACGTCTACCTGGCGGACTTTGCCTTTTGCGTGGCTGTGGTGTCGGTGTCCTATCTGATGATCGCTCGGACGCTGAGGAAGAACGCACAAGTGAGGAAATGTCCGGTCGCCGCCGTCGATGCCACGTGCccgcctcccccaccccccctcgccGCAGCCGGCTTTGAGAGCATGCGGCGTGCCGTCCAAGACCCGTCCGTGTGCTGCAGCCAGACGTACGACAAGCTGCACCAAGTTCAGACGCACTCGTACGTCGGCAAGACCAGCCAGCCTCTGGCTCCAGGGGCCGCCCACGGGGCCACCTGCTGTCAGCTGGTGTCCACGGTCAACTTGGCCACAGCCAAAGACTCGAAGGCCGTTGTCACCTGTGTGGTCATCGTGTTCTCTGTGCTGCTCTGCTGCTTGCCGATGGGAGTTTCACTGGCGTGGGACGTGTTGTCGCCGGAGAGCAGCTTTGCACATTACCAGTTTGAACTCTGCGGCTTTGTGCTCATTTTCCTCAAGTCGGGCATCAATCCCTTTGTGTACTCGCGCAACAGTGCCGGCCTCCGCCGCCGCGTGCTCTGGTGCATCCAGTGGGCGGCACTGGGCTTTCTTTGTTGCAAGCAAAAGACTCGGTTGCATGCGATGGGGAAgggcagcctggaagtcaatcGCAATAAATCCTCCCATCACGAGACCAACTCGGCCTACGTCCTGTCGCCCAAACCCCAGAGGAGGCTGGTTGACCAGGCTTGCGGCCCCAGTCACTCCAGGGATTGTGCTGGTAGTCCAAGGGCCACAGGTGCacgcaagccccgcccccagagTACCTCTACGCCGATCAACACCCGCATCGAGCCCTACTATAGTATCTACAACAGCAGTCCCTCTGCGGGGCCCAGCTCCCCGACCAGCCTGCAGCCCGTCGGCTCGCAGACGTTTGCCTTCGCCAAGTCGTACGTCGCCATGCACTACCACACTCACCAGGACGCACTGCAAGACTTTGAGAGCGCCTCGGTGCACCAGATTCCCGTTCCCTCCGTCTGA